Proteins encoded in a region of the Zea mays cultivar B73 chromosome 4, Zm-B73-REFERENCE-NAM-5.0, whole genome shotgun sequence genome:
- the LOC100382073 gene encoding 2'-deoxymugineic-acid 2'-dioxygenase has translation MTEPLSNGAVYQSVPESYVLPEHQRPRSSPPSSAAAIPVVDLGGDDPDRTAEQIVAAGKEFGFFQVINHGVAEDVMASMMSAAEEFFRLPTDEKMAHYSTDSTKLPRFHTSVGKEQEKVLYWRDCLKIGCYPFEEFRHRWPEKPAGLGAALEAYTAAVRSVALRVLRLAASGLGLEDEAHFEGGELTAGPVVMNVNHYVACPDPSLTLGIAPHCDPNVVTVLMDNGVRGLQARRRRGEGEGEGEGGGWVDVDPPPGALVVNFGHQMEAVTNGRVRAGEHRAVTSARAARTSLAAFVMPAMGYVVSPAPGVVAEGEALLFRSYTYQEFVSVYTAATGDRDAVLARFRNNNG, from the exons ATGACCGAACCCCTCTCCAATGGCGCCGTCTACCAGTCGGTGCCTGAGTCCTACGTGCTCCCGGAGCACCAGAGGCCTAGGAGCTCGCCGCCGTCTTCCGCGGCGGCGATACCTGTAGTTGACCTCGGCGGCGATGATCCCGACAGGACGGCGGAACAGATCGTCGCCGCGGGGAAAGAGTTCGGTTTCTTTCAG GTGATCAACCACGGCGTGGCGGAGGACGTGATGGCCTCCATGATGAGCGCCGCGGAGGAGTTCTTCAGGCTCCCGACGGACGAGAAGATGGCGCACTACTCCACCGACAGCACGAAGCTGCCGCGGTTCCACACGAGCGTCGGGAAGGAGCAGGAGAAGGTGCTGTACTGGAGAGATTGCCTGAAGATCGGCTGCTACCCGTTCGAAGAGTTCAGGCACCGGTGGCCCGAGAAGCCGGCCGGGCTCGGCGCCGCGCTGGAGGCGTACACGGCAGCGGTGAGGAGCGTGGCGCTGCGCGTGCTGCGGCTGGCCGCGTCGGGGCTGGGGCTCGAGGACGAGGCGCACTTCGAGGGCGGGGAGCTGACCGCGGGGCCGGTGGTGATGAACGTGAACCACTACGTGGCGTgcccggatccgagcctgacgctGGGCATCGCGCCGCACTGCGACCCCAACGTGGTCACCGTCCTCATGGACAACGGCGTCCGCGGCCTgcaggcgcggcggcggcgcggcgaagGCGAAGGCGAAGGCGAAGGCGGAGGGTGGGTCGACGTGGACCCCCCGCCCGGCGCGCTCGTCGTCAACTTCGGGCACCAGATGGAAGCGGTCACCAACGGGCGCGTGCGCGCCGGCGAGCACCGCGCGGTGACCAGCGCCCGCGCCGCGCGCACGTCGCTCGCCGCGTTCGTCATGCCCGCCATGGGCTACGTCGTGTCGCCGGCGCCCGGGGTGGTGGCGGAGGGAGAGGCGCTCCTGTTCCGGTCCTACACGTACCAGGAGTTCGTCAGCGTGTACACCGCGGCAACCGGCGACAGGGACGCCGTCCTGGCGCGGTTTCGGAACAACAATGGCTGA